TTAGAGTCACGGGAACAATTGAAAAAGTTATACTATTGTTATTTCAAAGGGATGATGCGACAAAAGGTCAATGGGAGAAGAGGTGTTGACAATggaataaataataaaagaatgattaaacattaaacatataacATACGTTTGCACTTAATCTAATCTGAATATTAGCTGTCTTCTTATAAATAGTTAATTCATAGTATCCTCCATTAAGGAATTGCTAATTATCGATTGAAAAACTACGGAGTGGTTACctatattttgtgtgtttttgaaGGTGGCCTATCTTTCTTTAGAAAAGGTGCATTccattttcattatttattgaaTATCACCCTGTCCAAGTATGAGCTCTAtcaaaaatttcatcaaaatccaGTTAGTTTTCCTACTCAATCGATTTTTGCAAATATAgatcattttttgttttcaaaggtTCACCACAAGTGGATTATTATCAATTTGCATGAATTTTATAGTACATTTGGAAAAGACGAAACAACATGGTTTTCAACAACGTAGATACTAACCCTAGAAATACTCTCCAATTAGCAGAAACTAAATCAATAGTTTGGGTTGAGGCATATACATCACTAACACAATGGGTCATCCAAACTAGAGAGGTGGAGTCGGCAACATTACCTCACATACCGAAatgatggtgttttacggatgcATCATGGAAGGATCATGCCAATTACTAGACAAGGTTGGTATAGTACAATGGAAAGATTTGATGGGCTGATGGGGAAAGGAACACGAGCGCCAGCCTTTCACCCGTTCATTCGGAATTAGAAGTCATCATCTatgaaatggaaagcatgaggAAATTATGACAATTTCACGTAACGTTTGCAACAAATTATTCTCAATTGGTAAAAAATGGTTTGGGAATCAGAAGAATGACATGCCTTTGCAACTTATTTGGATGATATTCAGCTATTGAAGAAGATTTTCAATCAGTCAGAGTTCATATATGTACCCCGAACGCAGATTTCAAAGACATACAGTCTACCACGCAGTGCTCGTAAACAACTTTCTTTTGTCAGTTCATACACAATTACTAGTTTGGTTCGCAAAGTCTTAACTAAGTTTGTCCattgataacaaaaaaagaaacaaaatttgtTGTTCTTTTTAGCAGGGCTAGACATAATACCCATTAATTTTGATCTGATTTGTTATTCGTTTCGATTTGATTcgaaaaatccggatatccgtaaAACTTCAAATCAAGCAAATAGCAAAGTGTGAAATCTGTAATTAAAAGAAGCaaattacaaatattatttaagaaagtCGGATTccaaatatttatagatatttaatgcaattttatatacattcattatatatataaatgttttatgaaataatttggttaatttttttttattttaagttgtTTTTTCAAACGTTTGTTTTCGGTTGCTGTATatccaatttaatttttatgctGAGTGAAGTAATAACATATGAGTTTTCTTATTAGGCTTGTTAATAttgactttttgttttgtttttcctttacattttctattaaagatgttagtttttaatataatattattattttaattgatattacgacggtttatttatttaattttaatgttataaatacttaaatataattGACGGATTAAATCAAAAATCCATGTATGTTTAAAAGAAATATGGATATCCGGACTTCCGGATATTTAAAACAACTACAGATATCTAGAATTTTCAGATCAAAACgaattacaaatataaatatttgtttgtgATGGAGAGGATCACGGATACTGCGAATTTTCAGGATATTTGATTTGTACAGTGGCCTAGGTTTTGGAGTGTTAGTATTGTTGTGGTTTAACCTTGCTGTTTAGAGTGTTACTGATGTGTCCTTGGGTAGCGCACCGGGCAAAACAGACATGCGCGgcttgatcatggaaagcagtaaagatatatgttcattgtttgactcatatcttccaaACTACGAGGCTTCTAcgcatgaaatcacttggagaatattctcaactcaattacggagctcttcgaagaagaatcagatcaaacggagTTCATATGTGACAGTTATGCCATTGACAAATTAGGTGATATTCAGTTCTCGCGAATTTAGACCATCCGAGAAGTTGGAAAtggctaaccttctttctgatgaaccaacgACCAATTCAATAATGCCAAAGGTGattattcatgttctaaatGTCCAAAAAAGTCTTGGGCTTGATGGTTtacaaaaaagaataaaaacagaTTTGTTTGGGCCAAATGAAGAAACCGATAAAAAATGTCAGAGGaaaaaagatggatttcgaccAGGCCTTAAAGAGACATGTCTCGGCCCATATCAGGAGCATATTCTTCACTTTTCAAAGTCCTGGTCGTGGCTATATCAAGAGGCGgtccaagtttcagtcaaagactttatttagtcaagtctttgtttctattttcaatgtcttgtttttaacacattcttctttggatttctacaacttgtaatcctataaatatggcctatgagccacgaaataaaacatccatttttttcattttatttgagtttatctctttgtctttgtagaacacttttcgtttcttggtgaggttatctccgagTAAACAAATCTCTATTTCGTTGGACTAgtgcgtcatatcaagcaacataTAGAAACCCTTGTTTTgttggacttgtgcgtcatatcaagtaacaactgaagtctggtagtatcaagagactttTCGCACTTCTTGTGTCACCGTTCAATCTACCAGTTCTCCtttttggcgagttcatatcccttTAGTCCGATTGAGTGACCATTCCCTATTTTAGGGCGTATCAGTtagtattgttatattttagCGTCGTTGTTTAGTTTATGTGTGTTCCAAGTTAGTTTAGTTTAGTATTGTTTAGTTTCATTATGCATCTTTGCCAGTAGTTTTCACTGTGATGTctgtaaaaaattgaaaagttgGTATAATTTATGTGTGTTCCAAGttaattatatacattaattccAACGCCTCTGCATGATAAATTTACAAAGTAACATTTTGTAAACGTAAATTGTTATGACGCAAGAAAGTACGacctttctattttaaaataaatgttattgAAAAAGAGATTGTTGTAAATGTTTCTCATTAATTCTCATGAAATGTACTCGgtatacacacacaaaacacgcATGGTtaagtaaaacaaaataaaactatgggtatgaatggtgaccagggAATGATGGAGAATAATGCATTCCCTAACGTTCCTATAAAAAATCACCATTCGCAAGGAATAATAATTCTTTCTCATTCCCTCTCGTTCCtgtttttgtagagaattaaaggataaaattattccttgttaaatttgagaaggaacaaccattccttttcattcctgctatttttttttccgtatattctttttctgtttgttcCTCTTGTTTCCCGAATGGTCACCAGTCAGACCCTATGATTAACCAATAGTTAATCATCGAAAACtgtttagaccatctccaatgtatttctctatttttacctctaaaatagagtatctctaaaatagagatgagTTTcactccaatgtatttctctatttttacctCTATAAAGGAATATTCtcaaaaaattctattttaattttacaaaagatacaTTTCGTTTATAAAAGTTGATAACTAaccctatttatttttaacttttaaaatattttcataaacttatgaatttttttaaactaaagttttgttaaaagactattatgtaaataaaaatgttattatattcttacaaaaactgtatttctctataaatataattactTTGGTTACaactataaaaatttgaaagttaaatgactattttgaaaataaaaaaatatgactctataatagaggaatgatagcaatctctattttagaggtggAAATAGAGATGAGATAGAACACTTTTACCTCTATTATAACATATAGGGGTGAAAATAACTAGGAGTTGGACATGCTCTTAGTCAATACTGTTCAACAATCTCATACTCTGGAACGGTGCCGCGGTGCGTAGAATCAAATATGTGCAGTTTATTGTGATGTGTAACTAGAATTACTATGACGAAAGGGGTGAGTAGTGGGTATCGTATGCTGGGACCAATATTTGTATAAACGCACAAATTTCTTTTTTCACCAATATGAGTTTGTGGTGCGATCAAAAGGGAAATATAAAACAAGGAAAACAAGAGGAAGCTTCATATATCATGTCTACAATGAGAAAGTTCTCATTGGAATAAGAATATTTCTCTTTGTTCAGGCCGGGGAACATGATAAAAAGTGAGGAAAAGACTGAATAAGGAAATTCAATGGAAATATATTGATTGCTTgttaatacttttaaaaattcacAACCTTAAGTCATAATTTCCATGACTCTAGCTCTTTCCTCAAAAACAGACAATCTTCTTAGGTTCATGTCTCTCCCAAATCCTAAAAGTCAAATTCATTACATATATATCTGCGTTCTAACTGTTTTGAAGTTGAAAAATCTATTAATAAACGTGTTTTTTTGTAGATTTGTAAGTTCGTTATGAAACCCAAAGGAAACTACGAAATTTCACTTCCAGTTTTAAACAGAttcaaaacaagataaatttatCTCATAAGAGCTTTTATTGAGAAAAGACTAAAGAATGATACAAGACAGAAATCGaaataagttcaaaaaaaaaaaagacagaaattGAAATAGTTTATGAGAGCTTTATTGTAATGCAAGAACCAAAAGAAGaagctttatattttattttattttcataaacaaaGTATTTTCCAATATATCATAAGAGAGGAAAGTTCCCTCAAAACTTCATGCCAAATAATCTTCACATATTATCGTTATAAGTATATGCATATTAATCAAATTTTGCTATAAACCCCAATTTGATTGTCTTCTCTAATAACATAATCTTAGACTTTTTTATGTGGATTAATCAGTACCGGCCCTGAAATGAAAAAGACCACaagcaatttttaaaaaattcatcacttttataaattttgtagataatttttttttgaaaaactgaTTTATGCAAATATTTTTTGTGGGCTGGAAGCGGCTGCTTGTAATGCTTCCTTTCAGGGCCGCCACTGGGCTTAATAATAGTTTCATTCAAATGCTTAGCAAATATTGTTGGTCTCATAAAGACCAAAAGAGAATTTTAGGAGTCTTTCGAGTCACGCAGAAACAAGTACGACCATATATGTACGTGAGCATGGTCCTAATTTCTGAACATCAATTAGTTATTAGTGCACATAACGAATTACTGCTGGGCATGCATTAGGGAACGTTGAAGATATTCTAAATACTCCCAAACTAGActtgtattaaaaataaactagacTTGTAAAGTAGGCATTGTTGCAATTAGGGAAGTTGAAGATACTCCCAAACTAGACTTTGTAATCATAGATTATTGTACAGTTTGAAGGTAAATTAGACAGCGGGAAACACAATgggttttggatttttgtttgatgatcaaatcctaaaccctacaAATGAGTAGTAGTTGGCCTCTTGCACCCCGTGAAGATGTAACGTCTCATATGATATTGTTTGGACTAATCATGTTTGTTTAAACGATAAGAATGATCTTTGCTTGGTTTGTATATTTGCGTAGATTTTTTAAGAGACTTCCCTGAATTTTCCAATTAAACTTTGGCAAAATACATGagattagaattaaaaaaattggattatCCTTGAGAAACAAGGTGGCCGgggaaaaaaatgtttaaactgTCTAAAAACGGCACGTTGTTCAGTTGTTTATATGTACGATGGCACAAAGTGCAAAAGACAAATGACAAACGAATCGTCAAAATTTGATTATAGCAAGGCAGGAGAAAATGCAACGATGCTCAAACTCTCAAGAACCAGGTATCTGCGTGGAATGACTATGGAATGACTCTTTTGGATGGGATTATGAACACATATGTCTTTGGGCGTATTCAAAGTTGCAAACTTTTGTAAGTAACATTTTTGGAATTAAGTAAGAAAATAAGCATTACTGTACATCGAGTAATTGGGAATCACATTGTGTTTTGAACTGGTTAGTCCTAAAACTCAGGttcttctttaattttctaACACGTAGTTCTTTATGGATACATCCGTTTTGATTGGAGAAGGAAGACATTTCTCGAGAAACTAGAAGTAGAGGACAAGTAAGTAACTGACATGTCACGGTTGTAAATACTTGcttaaagattgaaactttactctcttttttttcccaGAGTAATATAATAAGTTAGTATACACTACTCATGGAAGTTTCATGTTGATTGTTCTGTTTTCCTTCTCTTTGAAGATAATAAAAGGAGAGAAGCCATTGgctatatttttagaatatcaTGTGGATTAAACGTGTTCTGTTCCAGTTCAGGtttcataaacaaaatttaCTTTATTCTTCTCCTCTCAAACTTGCACCAAACTGATATGGCCTTAGTTATGTCTCAGTggatatatatatcatttagaGCAGCTTTCTTATTGTTCATTCATATGATCTCGACTTTTTTTATATGTTGAGTTATACGCAGTTACTAATTTCTATTTACAGAAAAGTCAGACCTTTTTCACTGATCTTTGTTATTTCGATTGTGTTAGCTTTGTTAGGTGCTGCATGTGTGATTTCTCTGAATGGAATGTTTATGTATTGAATCGTAAGTCGTAACAGCTCCTGgtaaatcatcttttttttgtttcttttgtctttACTTTCTTCAGGTGGAATCTgtaaccatgtatcattttttaaGTAAATGAAGAGCACAgctctatataaaaaaaaaaagcttgagAAGGGCCTGTATCCCTTCTCACAGACGACTGCCAGAGGTCGCAGGTTCGATTCTCTCGGCGCGGTGGTACTATGACTCTTCAAAAAAATCCTAAGGATTTTCTTGGATTTGGGATACCGCTTACGGCGGGGTCTAATCACTATAAAAAATTTACCCAAAACAGTTTTTAACCACGCGTCTCGGGTGGTCAAAGCGTTCCGTGGATCCCCAAAAGATCCGAGTTCGAATCCGCACCACACCAGATTTCCACATCGCGTGGCCACCTAGGCTTTCACATTCTCTCTCAGGGGAATGGtttaccatttaaaaaaaaaaaatgcttattGAAAACTGTACATATAATCCAGACACTTGCAAACAAAAATGAAACAATGTACACACTATCTTGCATCGCAGGTAAAGTCTTGGAAGTATGTGGGGAAAGATTTAGCAACCTTGCTGGAATGATTCTCTGTTTCACTTCCCTCAAGCTTTCTTGCCGAAGAACAATACATCAGAGAGTGATCCTGATGAGTTGATGGGAGAACGCATTGGTGAAACTATGTGGGTATGCATTGGTGAAGCAATTGGAGAACGCATCAGGATGTGCAGTGGGGAGCCAGTGGGAGTATGCATTGGTGAACTGAGAGGTGAAGTTTGGGTTTCATATAACGCAAGACGCAGACCCACAATCTCAGAGGGATCCGTTGTGTTATAGAAATGAGAATATGGTTCAGAGGTTAGTCCTGACCTCTCATTCTCTATCTGCAAATGCTCTAAATGGTCTCCCAACATATCTTCTTCAGCTTCACTATCTACTTCGGCCATTTTGCATGGGGACTCGTGGCCTTCAGATGCTGGTATGTTGTCTTCAGTGTCACCTTGCTGTTTAAAGGCCTGCCTTAGATTCACTTGCTTTTCTTGAGACTTCTCCAAATGAAACGTTATCCTCTCTTGCTCAAGTGTGTCATCATGACTGAGCCTGAATAAATTATCCCTTGGTCCAACTGTCTGGTTCAATACCACATTTTCACACTTCTCCAAGTGCAGAGATGGTCCGCTGTCTGCTATTACGCTTGCTTTAAGCGCTTTGGTTTCATAATCTTCCACCAGCCAAGGCTCATCCTTGTGACTGACAGATCTTTCTTCTGAAACTCCATGGTCATTAAAGGCGCCCCTTAAGCTAGATTCTGATGCATCTTCGTCCGGTTCGGGCATTGTCCCGAGCTCATGCTCACGGTGACTAAATGTTAAAACTCTCTCTGAAGTCCACTTAAATGTCTCATTCAGTTTCATTGATTCATTCTCGCACTCCAAGTGCAGAGGTACTGTATCTTTTGCCATTTCGCCTTCTTGTTGCGCCTTGCTTCTGCTATCAATCACCAGCCTGGGATCCTCCTCATGAtccatctctctttcttttgaAATTACATGGTCGTTGAAGGTACCCCTTGAACTAGATTCTGATCGTCCATCAGCATCCTCGTCTGGTTCAAGCCTTGTCCCTAGCTCAGAGTCATGCAGACGAAACGTTGGAGCTCTTTCAAATGTCTCTTCCAATTTTATTGTTCCGTTTTCACCCTTCTTCAAGTCCAATGCCACCCTATCTTCTCTCATTTCGTGTAGTTgtagctcctcctcctcctcctcgtgGAAGACATCTCTCAACTTTGAACTTTCATGGTTATTAAAGGAACCAGTTGAACTGGATTCCGATCTTCCATCAGGATGCTCTTCTGGTTCAAGCATTGTCCCCAGCTCATACTCATGCAGACGAAATGTCGGAGCTCTTTCTGAAGTCCGTTCAAATGTATCTTCCAGTTTCGTTGAATCATTTCCGTACTTGTCCAAGTGCAATGATGGCCCATCTTCCACCATTAGAGTAACTTTTAGCTCTTCGAATTTGTTCTCATCCATCAGCGAAGGCTCCTCATGAGCCACAGCTTCATGGTCATTGGTGGAATCTGTTGAACTGGATGATCTTCCATTCGCATCTTCTTCCGATGCAGACATTGTCCCTAGCTCATACTCATGCAGACGAAATGTTGGAGCTCTTTCTGAAGTCCATTCATGTGGATTGTTATGACATTCCTCCAACTGCAACCCGCCTCCTTCCAGATAAACTTGTTCTACTGTTCCGTAAGAGATCTCCAGATTCTCGTTTTCAGTAGCCATGTGATGATGAGATACCGACCTCTCTTCACCTCTCTCGCCTATGTTTGTCTCACCCGTCTTCTCAAGAGAAGCAACAGATCCAAACGTTTCATTTATCTCGTATCTATCCTCCTCCTGTATCTCATGCCTTTCTGTGTTGCTCAGCTCTTGTCTTTCGCTTGGTATCTCATACTCATATTTGGACTGAGCATCTTGAGATTCCTGAAATACAGCACTCTCTTCTGAACTTTCATGGTCACTGAAGGAACCCCTTGAACTGGATTTCAATCTTCCATCAGCATCCTCATCAGGTTCATTTATCGTCCCTAGCTTTGGCTCATGCATGTGATTATGAAATGCCGAAGCTCCTTCTGAAATCCATTCAAATGGTTTGCTGTAATTCTCATAGTTGCTTTCATATTCCTCCAAATGCAAACCCGCTCTATCTTCCATAGTCTCTTCTTCCCATGTTCTTTCACCTACATACTCGAGTCTTTCGTAGGAATCTTCTACATTCTCGTTTGGAAGAAGATTCATTTGATGAGATGCCGATCTCTCTTCACCTCTCTCGCCTTCTATGCTTGTGCTGAACGTCTCACTCGCCTTCGTGAGAGAAACAGCAGATCCATCTTCGCTCACTTTGCCAGTATCATATCTTGATTCCTCTGACACAATATACCTGACACTGTCGCTAATGGTCGTATCTCTTTCACTTAAGTTCTCATACTTGGACTGCTCCTCACGAGTCCTGGATGTTGTTACTGTATCCTCACCTGATTGGCCTATAAACCTCTGGTTCTCGTTCTGTGGTGCAGCTGATATGATCTTTGTATCTTCATATGCTTCACCATTTCTTGAGCTGTTGTCACTGATTGAATCTCCAGTGTACCGATATTTCTCCAAAACCAACCCCAGTTTGTCTCCCATGCTATCCTCCCATTTACCTTCACCTCCATATTCTTCCTTCTCTCGAGTCTCCTCCCAATCAAACTCTTGAGTGTCTCCGGTACTCTCAGAGAGTACACGTGTTTCCCCACTATGAGATACCGGTTTATCTGCAACTCTCTCAGCTTCTATACTTGAATCACTCATTCTTTCCTTCTTGTATACTGGAACCTCTAAGGACTCGACTGATCCATCTCCAAACATCACTTCTGGCTCAAGAGTTTCATTCTTCTCATATAATCCAACCTCCTCTACATCACAACTGACTCTTTCAGAAATGTTGTTATCCATCTCGGTTGACTTCTCTGAACAAGCTTCCTCAGATCGCTCTAGATGCTTTCTTGAAGTTTCTCCGATACTCTCACTTGATGCAGATTGTTGTTCCCTCAACTTCTGGTTCAGGGAAGGCTGCAACGCCTCCAGTTTCGAATCTAGTATTGTGCTTGATATGCTCCTTGTGTCTTCTTTACTCTCATTATCCTCAAACGTTTCCACATTCTGTCTCAAGATCACATCATCGTTGCTTTTGCAGATTCCATCTCTGGAGCCGTTGTCTGAACAAGTAAAATGACTGTCATCCGGATAGATCTCTTCGTGACCTTCTGAAGCTGAATGATGATTAGTAACAGTCTCCTCAGCAAAACCAGGTGAATCAAGGACAGTATCT
This Brassica napus cultivar Da-Ae chromosome C6, Da-Ae, whole genome shotgun sequence DNA region includes the following protein-coding sequences:
- the LOC106406474 gene encoding uncharacterized protein LOC106406474, with protein sequence MMKKKKHSRSQSSSKKTIEPSPDSSPSPSPRLLSIFRSKLVSGKDLKHMFRGMKTKTAPGLSSQSRIVRCPKCYKLLQEPIDATIYKCSGCNSILQAKRWDLESNGDSIPEALLYSQNRSLSTQLESAEAGSKTPMRSTHREYNSRASPSAERGYDSETVYKHETSDVHREWMRRADEFSVTGDSDAFASARSSPYNSRSNASEWTQHERRYQVPFYPASPSPSSAYEYGYNSPFHGSQASASEQSYYHHHQPNQFKQKERDGWFQESSAASPIRFPGETSNKNYYPSSSQYHNLYEPRSSVYSERSYQAAKAPLRSTYSEHSKSGTSREKRSQRDKKKDVRKKKPVVKRYVLPSAGGAPFATCSYCLELLQLPQVSLHGKHKGYQVRCGSCSGVLKFSVREKADTVLDSPGFAEETVTNHHSASEGHEEIYPDDSHFTCSDNGSRDGICKSNDDVILRQNVETFEDNESKEDTRSISSTILDSKLEALQPSLNQKLREQQSASSESIGETSRKHLERSEEACSEKSTEMDNNISERVSCDVEEVGLYEKNETLEPEVMFGDGSVESLEVPVYKKERMSDSSIEAERVADKPVSHSGETRVLSESTGDTQEFDWEETREKEEYGGEGKWEDSMGDKLGLVLEKYRYTGDSISDNSSRNGEAYEDTKIISAAPQNENQRFIGQSGEDTVTTSRTREEQSKYENLSERDTTISDSVRYIVSEESRYDTGKVSEDGSAVSLTKASETFSTSIEGERGEERSASHQMNLLPNENVEDSYERLEYVGERTWEEETMEDRAGLHLEEYESNYENYSKPFEWISEGASAFHNHMHEPKLGTINEPDEDADGRLKSSSRGSFSDHESSEESAVFQESQDAQSKYEYEIPSERQELSNTERHEIQEEDRYEINETFGSVASLEKTGETNIGERGEERSVSHHHMATENENLEISYGTVEQVYLEGGGLQLEECHNNPHEWTSERAPTFRLHEYELGTMSASEEDANGRSSSSTDSTNDHEAVAHEEPSLMDENKFEELKVTLMVEDGPSLHLDKYGNDSTKLEDTFERTSERAPTFRLHEYELGTMLEPEEHPDGRSESSSTGSFNNHESSKLRDVFHEEEEEELQLHEMREDRVALDLKKGENGTIKLEETFERAPTFRLHDSELGTRLEPDEDADGRSESSSRGTFNDHVISKEREMDHEEDPRLVIDSRSKAQQEGEMAKDTVPLHLECENESMKLNETFKWTSERVLTFSHREHELGTMPEPDEDASESSLRGAFNDHGVSEERSVSHKDEPWLVEDYETKALKASVIADSGPSLHLEKCENVVLNQTVGPRDNLFRLSHDDTLEQERITFHLEKSQEKQVNLRQAFKQQGDTEDNIPASEGHESPCKMAEVDSEAEEDMLGDHLEHLQIENERSGLTSEPYSHFYNTTDPSEIVGLRLALYETQTSPLSSPMHTPTGSPLHILMRSPIASPMHTHIVSPMRSPINSSGSLSDVLFFGKKA